In the genome of Mytilus edulis chromosome 14, xbMytEdul2.2, whole genome shotgun sequence, the window AAGCGAgacgatttcaattttgaaatgaaaatttgtctacaccttagtagcaataaaccagcttcacctgcatatgggatattcattttcaaaacttATTCGAGATTCGAGAGCTTGCAGcacctactcagactttgtaaaacggcACCAGtttctgagcagaaagttgatgaaccaggggtatatCAAAGACAACTCGTCCATTTTCACCCGAAGGTGCCAAGACCTTGTGGATATATATTCCGTATCAATCCAAAAGGTATTACACGATGGTCTTTATCATCTTAATATAGTGATATATATTAATTTGTTTGTCTTCATGAATACTTCTTTTATTGGGTGTCTattttttggtgatatccatttgactttttcaatattatgtatatatgcctgtttgtgtttttttttatactgtttgaTAGTGCTTGAGATATTATAatacaatattgactgctgtaccaatttttttttacatttttacactGTGTCTTTTCATGTTTCCTTATTacatatgacgtgactctgtatATATGCATCCAATTATTGTTCTCTAGTACAGTTTGGTattattgtatttaattttgctaatgtgctttgtctctGATGTTCTTGTGTCATGTGCCTTTTTCAtcctttttattattatttatagaacacaaaaaaataacaacagcatttatttttttatttattttttcatgaaaagtCACGAACACACATGTTAATTAgctatagaaatattgaaaaacaaaatattaaaagaaaatattaagaCGTGCTATTTTGAATGCAAAGTTTTCAAACATATTATTCACATTAATTTATGACATTAATTATTATTGATGATAACACACATGATAAcgaaattgaaaataataaaaagtctGCTAATATGTTAGTCTCTCTTTGATTTTAGTTTATCTATATCAAATATAGTTCTTAACCTAAATAGATCTAACCTTGTTTCATTGGAATATCGCGACATGGACCGAGCTGTCTGtttttgttggtgttttttttaatgattttaaacatGTATTGTTATAACACATTCTTCAAGATTAGCTGTTTGTTATTGGTTGTGTGAAAAGTtgtcttttctaaaaaaaattgtatattaagTGAAAATGTTATAGATATATTACATGGTTGGTTCAAAAAACACACACCAAGTCTTCAAATTGTTAGGCTTTCAAATTGAAGCGTCCCAATTGATTTTCCGGTCTGCAAATGCAGGATCACGTTTTCAAGAACATTAACTCTCGACTGATAACCTACCTGGTTATCTCTTTTCTCTCGGTCGATCAATTCCTGAATATACTGGTCGGTGCTCATTATGCAATgtttcaatgcttttttttttagttcttttaGAAGATCTTCAATCTTTACGATCGTCAATTGAAACTGGCAAAGCGAATCTTTAGGAGGTTTCGACTGAATGCTTTTTTTAGGGGCTGCTTCATCGACGAAGGCTTTGTTAAcatatttcaatttataaatgtatttctCGCGAATGTGTTTACCGGTGTCGCATTTATTGTCACAAATTGAGCATCCATTGCGATTGAAAATTTCGCATGCCCTTTTAAACATGTCTAATGGAACCCAACAATTTTCATGACATGTTTTCTTACAAATTTTACAGTTCATAGAAGTTTTCCCAGTGTACTGACGTTCGTACTCTGCTACGGGTAAAACGCACTCGGTTTCTTTCTCTGCATTTACGTTTGCGTTTGCGACCTCTTGAGTAAGTTCTGACAACTTATCTTTCAAAGCTTCTAGCTGAACCTGCAGACCCAATCGTGCATTCATGACATCAACGCTTGTTTGAACGGCCGTTTTTGGCGCAGTTTCAAGGTATTTGAAAAGCGAATCGAAAGTCGCTTTTCGTCGTCTCCAAATAATTGCGTCAGTCTCAGGGGAGTCCTtcgtaaatatatttgaattgttaAATCTAAAAGATTCAGCGAAAGGTATTCCAGCGGCTCTAATTACATTTAAGCAGTCGGGGGCACCCCCGTCATCCTTTGTCATGGcgattaatacatttttttcaacgTCGTTTCCAAACAATTTGACTATACTTGAAAATATATGTGTCTGATCATCTGTCAGTCTAGTCTCACCCATTGGTACAACTATTACAA includes:
- the LOC139502627 gene encoding uncharacterized protein — encoded protein: MESSSYKTTPYSNSIKVVWDNSNNQYSNFMIKYRVSSKGADFADLKTKINEGEIDSLVSNTQYDINVYYVDDDGDNHSMFKTTCKTNEATDNELKKCCERAADRPGRPTVYNFRVKHKDMIPVQNDRNKSDVIYVNDIIAEYGPSTTTCAEKNILMLGATGTGKSTLIESLINYLTDVSYSDDHRFSIISKSDDERQRTSSQHESQTTSVTLYRIPDRKDLKGDCRVNIIDTPGFNDTRNSTEGDCNNKLYDKRIEIQIKHLLEHIIEHLNAIVIVVPMGETRLTDDQTHIFSSIVKLFGNDVEKNVLIAMTKDDGGAPDCLNVIRAAGIPFAESFRFNNSNIFTKDSPETDAIIWRRRKATFDSLFKYLETAPKTAVQTSVDVMNARLGLQVQLEALKDKLSELTQEVANANVNAEKETECVLPVAEYERQYTGKTSMNCKICKKTCHENCWVPLDMFKRACEIFNRNGCSICDNKCDTGKHIREKYIYKLKYVNKAFVDEAAPKKSIQSKPPKDSLCQFQLTIVKIEDLLKELKKKALKHCIMSTDQYIQELIDREKRDNQVGYQSRVNVLENVILHLQTGKSIGTLQFESLTI